CGCGGCCACGGCCAGTCGGACAAACCGCGCGAGCGCTACAGCATCGCCGCATTCGCCGAAGACGTGATGGCTCTGCTCGATCACCTGCACCTGGGCCGGGTTCACCTGGTCGGCATCAGCATGGGCGGGATGATCGGCTTCGAACTGGCCACCCGCTGGCCGGAACGCCTCGACAGCCTCACCATCGTCAATAGCGCCCCGGAAGTGAAACCCCGGACACTGCGCGAATATATGGAAGTCGCGCGGCGCCTGTTCCTCGCCCATGTGCTCGGCCTGGACACCGTAGGCAAGGCACTGGGCAAGCTGCTGTTCCCCAAGCCCGAGCAGGCGGAACTGCGCCACAAGATCCAGCAACGCTGGCCGCAGAACGACAAACGCGCTTACCTTTCCAGCCTGCATGCCATCATCGGCTGGGGTGTGCAGGAACGCCTGGCGCGCATAACCTGTCCCACGCTGGTGATCAGCGCCGACCGCGACTACACCCCGATATCGCTCAAGCAGGCGTATGTCGGGCGTATGCCCAACGCCCGCCTGGTGGTAATCGAGGACTCGCGCCACGCCACGCCACTGGACCAGCCAGAACGATTCAACTCCACTCTGCTCGACTTCCTCGAGCAGGTAGACCACTCCTAGAACCCAACGGAAACATTCGCCAAATGACTCTGTTCAAACGCTTCCTGCTCGCCGCCTGCTCCCTGGTCCTCGCAAGCTCGGTGCTTGCCGCGGACACCAACAAGCCCCACGTTCTGCTCAACACCAGCCTGGGCGAAATCGAAATCGAGCTCTACGCCGACAAGGCGCCGATCTCGGTGAAGAACTACCTCTCCTATGTCGACAGCGGCTTCTACAACGGCACCATTTTCCACCGCGTGATCCCGAACTTCATGGTTCAGGGCGGTGGCTTCACCGAGAACATGACCCAGAAGGACACCCAGGCGCCGATCAAGAACGAAGCCGACAACGGCCTGCTCAACGAGCGCGGCACCCTGGCCATGGCTCGCACCAGTGCCGTGGATTCGGCCACCAGCCAGTTCTTCATCAACCTGACTGGCAACGACTTCCTCAACCACGGCTCCCGCGACTTTGGCTACGCAGTGTTCGGCAAGGTCGTGCGCGGCATGGGCGTGGTCGACCAGATCGCCCAGGTGAAAACCGGCAACCGCGGCATGTTCCAGGACGTACCGGCCACCCCGGTGGTCATTCTCTCCGCCAAGCGCCTGTGATTTTCCGCGCACACGCCTGACGGAGGCCATGTTCGGCGGGGCCAGGACGGCCCCGCTACCAACCCGAGAACAATCATGCTTTATCGTCGTTTCGAGCGTTTGATCGACCCCTTCCGCGACGTCCCCGAGCGTATGCCTCCCTCCGACGTCATTCGCTTCTACGTCTACTACCTGCGCCAGGTCTGGCCGGTGTTCTCCGCCCTGCTGGTAGTCGGCCTGATCGTCGCCCTGATCGAAGTCGCGCTGTTCAGCTACCTGGGCCGCATCGTCGACCTCGCCCAGGGCTCTCCCCCTGCGCAGTTCTTCACACTGCACGGCCCGGAACTGGCATGGATGGCCGTAGTGGCGCTGATCCTGCGTCCGCTGTTCAACGGCCTGCATGACATGCTGGTGCACCAGAGCATCAACCCCAGCATGACCAACCTGATCCGCTGGCAGAACCACCGCTACGTGCTCAAGCAGAGCCTCGGCTTCTTCCAGAACGACTTCGCCGGGCGCATCGCCCAGCGGATCATGCAGACCGGCAACTCACTGCGCGACTCCGCAGTACAGGTCGTGGACGCCATCTGGCACGTGGTGATCTACACCATCAGCGCACTGGTGCTGTTCGCCGAGGCCGACTGGCGCCTGATGGTCCCGCTGGTGCTGTGGGTGATCGGCTATGTCGGCGCGCTGGCCTATTTCGTTCCGCAGGTAAAGAGCCGCTCGGTGGCCGCCTCGGACTCACGCTCCAGGCTCATGGGTCGCATCGTCGACGGTTACACCAACATCACCACCCTCAAGCTGTTCGCCCACACCCGCCAGGAAGAGGACTACGCCCGCGAGGCAATCGACGACCAGACCCGCAAGGCCCAGCGCGCCGGGCGCGTCGTGACCTCGATGGACGTCACCATCACCATCTTCAACGGCATGCTGATCGC
The Pseudomonas triclosanedens DNA segment above includes these coding regions:
- a CDS encoding alpha/beta fold hydrolase, which translates into the protein MPFFDHAGHRLHYEESGFGTPVVLVHGLGSSARDWEFQVPELEKRHRVIALDVRGHGQSDKPRERYSIAAFAEDVMALLDHLHLGRVHLVGISMGGMIGFELATRWPERLDSLTIVNSAPEVKPRTLREYMEVARRLFLAHVLGLDTVGKALGKLLFPKPEQAELRHKIQQRWPQNDKRAYLSSLHAIIGWGVQERLARITCPTLVISADRDYTPISLKQAYVGRMPNARLVVIEDSRHATPLDQPERFNSTLLDFLEQVDHS
- a CDS encoding peptidylprolyl isomerase — protein: MFKRFLLAACSLVLASSVLAADTNKPHVLLNTSLGEIEIELYADKAPISVKNYLSYVDSGFYNGTIFHRVIPNFMVQGGGFTENMTQKDTQAPIKNEADNGLLNERGTLAMARTSAVDSATSQFFINLTGNDFLNHGSRDFGYAVFGKVVRGMGVVDQIAQVKTGNRGMFQDVPATPVVILSAKRL